Below is a genomic region from Thermococcus sp..
CGTTGCCATCTCGATGTTCATAGCTCTCTACATGATGAAGTCCGTGAACAAGACCCTGCTGAGCGTTACAATCAGGATAATAGGCCTCTTCATAATGGCCATTGGAGCGCAGATGATGGTCGAAGGCGTCGTTGGAATCTACCTCCTCATGACCTCCGCCGGGTGAGGGTCTCGGGATAACCTTATTAACATCAAAATCTCTTCTTCCGAAAAGGTGAGAGACATGAAGGTAGAACGCGTTAAAGGGACGAGGGATTTTCTTCCCGAGGAGATGGCGAAGAGAAGGTGGGTCTTCGAGAGAATACGCGAGGTCTTTGAGCGCTACAACTTCACCGAGGTTCTCACCCCGACATTTGAATACACGGAGCTCTTCAAACTGAGGAGCGGTGAGGAGGTTGTCAAACAGCTCTACGCCTTCCTCGACAAAGGGGGAAGGGACATCTCTCTCAGACCGGACATGACGTCGAGCGTCGCCAGGCTCTACGTAAACTCATTCCAGACCGCTCCAAAGCCGATAAAGTGGTACTACATAGCCAACATGTTCCGCTATGAAGAACCCCAGAGCGGTCGCTACCGCGAGTTCTGGCAGGCCGGGGTGGAGCTCATCGGTAGCGATAAAGTTGAGGCCGATGCTGAGGTTATAGCGCTCTTCGTTGAGAGCTACCTCTCGACGGGTCTGGAGGACTTCACTGTGAACATTGGCGACAGGATTCTTCTCGACGAGTTCGCAAAGATGCTCGGCGTTGAGGACGACATAGGTTTGATGAGGCTCATAGACAAGAAGGACAAACTCTCCAGGGAGGAGTTTGTTAAAGCCCTGAGGGACTTCGGGCTGGACGAAGAGGGTGTAGAGAAAGTCCTCTCGCTGATTGAAATCAAGGGAAATCCAGATGAGGTCCTTCCAAAGGCCGAAGAGCTTTTTAAGAGTGAAGAGGCCAGGGCCGAGATTGGCAGGCTCTACGAGCTGGTTGATTTGCTTGACTCCTACGGTGTCTCAAGGTGGATTAGGATAGACCTCGGAATCGCCCGCGGTTTCGACTACTACACGAGCGTTGTCTTCGAGGCAATAGCGCCAAACGACATCGGAATCGGTTCGATTGGCGGTGGTGGACGTTACGACAACCTCATAGAGGTCTTTGGTGGAAAACCGACTCCCGCAACTGGCTTCGCCATCGGCCTTGAGAGGCTAATCCCAATCCTCGAGTGGAAGGGCCTTATTCCCGAGGTCAAGCTCAGGCCAGACGTTTACGTAATTCCCATCGGGAACGAGAGGGAAATCAAAAAGACTGCGGTTGAGGTACTCTCCGCTCTGAGGAGGGCGGGAATCAAGGCCGACATCGAGCTGACGGGGAGGAAGCTCAGGAAAGCCCTCGACTATGCGGGCAGGCTTAAAGTGCCCTACGTTGTCCTCATCGGCAGGAGGGACCTTGAGAAGGGCAACGTCACAATCAGGGACATGGAGAGCGGAGAGCAGATTGTTGTGAAGAAGGAGGAAGCAGTCGGCGAACTCACGAAACTGCTGGGAGTTTAGAGCTTGAATTCCCTTGCCTTCCTCTTCATTCTCCACTCCTCGAGTTTCCTCACGAAGGGACATCTGGAGCGCCACCTTTGAAAGGCCCTCTTTATAACACCGCACACGCGAACCACCAGAGTTTATAATGGATAACCGTTAAAATCCTTTGTGCCGTAGGGATGATGAGTCTGGAGCCCCCTGAGAAGTGATGAGGTTTCGCGGGGCTGACCGATATGAAGAGGCGCCTCTGCAAGGAATACATTCAGGAAATTGAAAGGCTCGAACGTTCAATCCGCGAGCTGGAGGAGGAGATAATAGAGCTGAGGATGCAGTTGAGGCTCAAGGTTGACGAGGCCAACAGACTGGCCATAGAAAACGAGAGCCTCAGACACAAGCTCGAGCTAGCGAAAAGACGGGAGGCCTACCTCATTGAGCTCCTTCAAAAGCTCAAGAGACCCGTGGTTCTTGTTAACCCCGAGGAGTTCGAGGACGTTGATGTCGATTTGGATCCCGACTTGAGGGACTGAGAAAACCTTAATAGGACTCCTCCTTTTCTTAAGTCAGTTCAAGGGGTGAAAGTTATGAGCATGGACATGACGACGAGGATGTTTAAGGAGGAGGGCTGGATTAGGAAACGCTGTCCGAAGTGCGGTAAGTATTTCTGGACGCTCGACCCCGACAGGGAAACCTGTGGCGACCCGCCCTGTGACGAGTACCAGTTCATCGGAAAGCCAGGAATACCTAAGAAGTACACCCTCGACGAGATGCGCGAAAAGTTCCTGAGCTTCTTCGAGAAGCACGGTCATGGCAGAGTTAAGCGCTATCCAGTTTTACCACGCTGGAGAGACGATGTTTTACTCGTCGGAGCAAGCATAATGGACTTCCAGCCGTGGGTTATAAGTGGCGAGGCGGACCCGCCCGCGAACCCGCTCACGATAAGCCAGCCTTCAATTCGCTTTACGGACATCGACAACGTTGGAATAACGGGAAGACACTTCACGATATTCGAGATGATGGCCCACCACGCCTTCAACTACCCGGGCAAGCCGATATACTGGATGGACGAGACGGTTGAATTAGCTTTCGAGTTCTTCACCAAGGAGCTCAAAATGAAGCCCGAGGACATAACCTTCAAGGAGAACCCCTGGGCCGGCGGAGGAAACGCCGGGCCGGCCTTCGAGGTGCTCTACCGCGGTCTTGAGGTGGCTACCCTCGTCTTCATGCAGTACAAGAAGGCCCCAGAAAACGCCGACCCGAGCCAGGTGGTTGAGATAAAGGGCGAAAAGTACGTCCCGATGGAGACGAAGGTCGTTGACACCGGCTACGGCCTTGAGCGTTTAGTGTGGATGAGCCACGGGACGCCAACGGCCTACGACGCTGTCTTAGGTTACGTCATTGAGCCCCTCAAGAAGATGGCCGGTGTGGAGAAGA
It encodes:
- the hisS gene encoding histidine--tRNA ligase, whose product is MKVERVKGTRDFLPEEMAKRRWVFERIREVFERYNFTEVLTPTFEYTELFKLRSGEEVVKQLYAFLDKGGRDISLRPDMTSSVARLYVNSFQTAPKPIKWYYIANMFRYEEPQSGRYREFWQAGVELIGSDKVEADAEVIALFVESYLSTGLEDFTVNIGDRILLDEFAKMLGVEDDIGLMRLIDKKDKLSREEFVKALRDFGLDEEGVEKVLSLIEIKGNPDEVLPKAEELFKSEEARAEIGRLYELVDLLDSYGVSRWIRIDLGIARGFDYYTSVVFEAIAPNDIGIGSIGGGGRYDNLIEVFGGKPTPATGFAIGLERLIPILEWKGLIPEVKLRPDVYVIPIGNEREIKKTAVEVLSALRRAGIKADIELTGRKLRKALDYAGRLKVPYVVLIGRRDLEKGNVTIRDMESGEQIVVKKEEAVGELTKLLGV
- a CDS encoding alanine--tRNA ligase-related protein, encoding MSMDMTTRMFKEEGWIRKRCPKCGKYFWTLDPDRETCGDPPCDEYQFIGKPGIPKKYTLDEMREKFLSFFEKHGHGRVKRYPVLPRWRDDVLLVGASIMDFQPWVISGEADPPANPLTISQPSIRFTDIDNVGITGRHFTIFEMMAHHAFNYPGKPIYWMDETVELAFEFFTKELKMKPEDITFKENPWAGGGNAGPAFEVLYRGLEVATLVFMQYKKAPENADPSQVVEIKGEKYVPMETKVVDTGYGLERLVWMSHGTPTAYDAVLGYVIEPLKKMAGVEKIDERILMENSRLAGMFDIEDMGDLRYLREQVAKRVGITVEELEKAVRPYELIYAIADHTKALTFMLADGVIPSNVKA